The following coding sequences are from one Capsicum annuum cultivar UCD-10X-F1 chromosome 3, UCD10Xv1.1, whole genome shotgun sequence window:
- the LOC124896797 gene encoding uncharacterized protein LOC124896797: protein MCLIIYVCDAEEKELGRQAASGACPSCGGKVQAVDVESRWKFCFLPLCFIIKRKYQCTLCSRRLVLYSS, encoded by the coding sequence ATGTGTTTGATAATATATGTTTGTGATGCAGAAGAGAAAGAGCTTGGGAGACAAGCAGCATCAGGAGCATGTCCTTCTTGTGGTGGCAAAGTTCAAGCTGTTGATGTTGAGAGCCGCTGGAAGTTCTGCTTCCTTCCCCTTTGCTTCATCATCAAGAGAAAATATCAATGTACTCTTTGTTCCAGGCGTTTAGTATTGTATTCTTCTTGA